TGGCCGATAAATACAACATGTGGTAAGTATGAAAAGGAAAAACCCAAATATTTGCACTATTAGGCTTGCCCAACAATCCCCTGTCGCGATTCGGTTTGCTAACACCCCTACATGGATGCAGGTGTTACGTCTTGCATGTTTGCAGGTGTTTGGAACTCTCCACTCACTTTCCATTCATCCTATCTATCGACAAAATTTGTCATCATTAATGGGTCCTTCATCATTGTCACCACATCCAACCACATGTTATTCCCTACTCTTTTCACGAATTGTCCAATTCTTTTATGTCATACTCTAGTTACTCCTATTACTATTCATTTGATCATTGTTCATCAATCTACTTCTGGTAATAATTGTTCTGTTGGATTTGATTATGCGGGTCTTTTGTGCAGAGGGCCTTGGAACCAAGGTCGTGATTCTCAGGTGCAATAGTGCACGCGACCTCAATTCACACTCCACTTCCACATCTTCTCCACCGTTAATTCAGATCTATGGCGTTGTCGACCTAGACACCTTGCATCGTCATGACATTCTTCGTCCGCTTGCATCGTCATCTTCAGTTCCATGCAATAAAACAATAAATGAGCATAATTTTAGTCACCTGTGTTAGTTTGGGTGCCATGTTCATTTCCCCTTTTCAGTCCTCGCTAGTTGCACGGTGCATCCTTTTGAACTTATACATTGAGATATCTGGACATCCCCATTAAAAGCCATCCAGCCTAGCTGTCGAACCAGCATTCTCGGGGTCATCCTTTCCATCTCGCTCTCCCTCACCTATAGGATTCGTCAACTTGAAGTGAAGAACGCTTTCCTGCATCGGTCGTTCTTCGAGGTCGTCTTCCGTTGCTAGCTTACGAGATCTGTCCTCCCCCAACTATGTGTGCCGCCTCAACAACTCGTCTACGGGGTTCTGCAGGGACTCTCTAGTACATGTCGTTCACACGTCTGGACATCATCTATGAAGTGCAGTTCGTCTGCCTCCACATACATGACCAATGTAGTACCTCTTATGGGTACATGCAGTGCCCCCTACCTCAGATCACCGTCATGTCGACACATGACAATGTTAACACAGTCTACATGTCTACGAATCGACGCAACATCGGTGAAGTAAACACATCAAGATTGACTCAGCACTTGGACGCCGACCGCGGGCACATACAGAATCCTTCTTCAACCAGATACGGTGTCCCTCACCTCCTCCATCAATTGCGTACTAAAATCAGAAAATAGCCTgctaaaaaatagaaaatagGAAGAAAAATAGCCTCGCAGGCAGCCATCGTGAGTGGTTGGTTCATGGCTGCTAATTAAACAAGTTCTTTGTTTCATGTCATCATGCACATATGGGGGCTGCTAAGAACGTATCTTACCATCTCTGGGTGGAAAGTGTGCAACATGCCAAAGTTAGCTCGATCAGGCAACGGATTACCAGTCCACCTAACTGGGGCCTCATCCGTATCGATGAGTAGTTTCAGACCTGCGATTAGCGTAGGTACGTGGAGGCGGCCCACCACAAACACATGGAAAATCATTTCCTGAAGCAGACTACTTTGACAACGGCCTACTCTACAAAGAAACAGAAAACAAATCGCTAGCTCCCAGCAACCGTCAACGGTCTGATCCGTGAATACTAATTAAGAAATTGTTTATATTATGTTTTGAGGGAGGCTGCTAACGAAGCTGTCGACTCCCCGGTTATATTAAAAAATGCCCAACATTTCAAATTGTCAATCGACTGAGCTGGAGCTATCAGGCAACGACTTTTGCACAGAACAGGTCACTACAAGGCAGCGCCCTCCACTCCATGCAAAGCCTCCTGTCTGGATGTTACGATCCTTGACACCGGCGTCACGCACAGAGGATTCGGGTCATAATTTGGATACAATGGGAATACAAATCAAAAGAGAAATAAAGGAGGAAGAGCAATGGAGGAGGGAAAAGTAGCCATGCAGCCATGCTACAGTTCAGTTCATCATCGATGCCTCCTGTCAGGCAACACACAGGTTCAATACATGGGCCAAGCCAGACATCAAATAGGCTTGCAGGCCCGAACTGTCTACCCGCTACTATCCTGTTACCAGCCCAGGACCCAGGTCGTGACACTCTGTCGCCAAGATTTGCTACCCTGAGCGTCGCACAACCATGAAGACATTCGCATTGTGTGTCTGAGCTTCCAAACAGTCCATGTGTGTTGGTACTGCTAAGAAGAGGAGTTAGCTTGATTAGGGATGTAAATGATGCAATAAACGCCGTCCACAAGTCATGtttagttagtttttgctagctcgaTAGATCATAAGTGGGCTTAAATGTATAGTGAACTAAGTTAACTTAAGCCTGTATGTACTCTTTTGCTTTTATGAAGAACAATGACTCTGCTTACCGTTTTGAATTCAACTGTATAGTGAGTCCAAAATGGGAGCAACTAGCCTGAGCCCAAAACATCTGATTCCAGGGGCACAATCATAAAACAGTTTGCCTGCAATATGAAAGAAATCTTATCCCTAGTGCAACGAAAACAATCAAGCCCCCAACAAAAGCAAGTTCATATCACAACTCCACGAGGCGTTGTGCAACCAAAGCAACAAAATCAAATCCTGCTCCAGCCGGCTGCAACAGACCCATGGTACATACATAACCAATCCACATGGTATCATTAGTAGTACAAGCGTACACCAGATTATAGAGTTTCAGACAGGAAATACAACACATAATCACAATATTACACCAAACCAACAAGCGCAATGTCATCATAAACGCAAAGCCTTAAATATACAAATTGTGATGGATACACATAGACTGAGTGTAGCTCCTTGCAGCCTCGCCTTGAGACCTTGGTCTAGGGGATTATTGTAGTACTGGGACGCTCAAGAATACCGGCATGCATGAGCAAAGCCCAGACGTGAGTCACAAACTCGCCTCCTTCCGCAAGAAGTTCTATGTGACCAGCTACATTGTTAGATGGGGCAATATACACCATCATCTCGGCCCAGAAATCTGCCAGTAGGTCCCACCGGTTCGCATGATTGTCCATGCTCTCCAGCGCTTTCCCCAGCACAGCACCATAGGTGAACAATTTTCTTCCACCACCTACGACATACTCTAGTTCACTAAGTTTTCCATACTTTTCCCTTGGAGAGACGAGGTCATGTAgcatttcttttgcttcttttACCATCTCATCGAGAGCACACTTTGTTTCTGGTGCACTGCCTGGAAGCAACGTTGGTGCAAAGGCGACCAAGTAGGTACAATACTTGGACAAGATAGTGGCGACAACTTGATTCGGGTGCACATCGTGTGGGCGTTTGATTGTATCCGAGATCTCACAGAAGCTAGTCGCGACATGCCATGCCAGTATGGTGTCGGTCAGTGTATATTCATCGTTGATCTGGCATGCACCGCATAGTTCATCACTCATGCCGTGTCTCATTAGTGCGGAGGTTCCATGTGAAAGATGGCCGTTTGTCGAGTTTCTGATAGTCCGTGCCACTGCCCTCTTCACTTGCATTGGCAACTCCACAGGCTTGCCTGCTTTCTCAGTTGGAAGGAGATGCTTCAACTGACACCGGTAGCTGGAACTAAAGGAATCAAGAACCGAGTATTGGCCAATAGTGTTGCGCCAATAACGAAGCCACTTGTGAGGTCGTCCATAACATAAAAGAAGCTTCTCAATACGGGTGTTCCCTTGCCATGATGGATGTGCTACGTACTTACAAACAAAGGATATTTTTGCCCAGCCAGAGACACAGTAAGACCATATCTGCAGGAACTGAGATACCGATAGTGCAGCCAACGCTATTAGGGTAACCAGGACATCTTTTGTGCTGGTTTCTACAAAACGACTGTCCAAAATAGAGCCGTGCCGGTTCAAAACACTAAGAGACCATGCACCAGCCGCTATACTGACCAATGTGAGGGTGAGTGAAAGAGCATAATACCTTAGCTCGTTGCCATACATTATGAAGGTATATTTGGTGAAGAAGAAATCGTAGAGGAAAGCCAACTCTGCTTCAATCACTTGAAATGCTCTTTCATAGTCCTGTTCTGTTTGCAATAGCCCATCAAGAACAAGATCACGAGTCTTGTCAAGCCCAGATTCAGGACAAGTGTAGCCAAAGTATCGCCGAACCACCAGATGGAACAATGCGAATGAGAGACACAGATCCTTGAGACGACGGATAG
The Aegilops tauschii subsp. strangulata cultivar AL8/78 chromosome 3, Aet v6.0, whole genome shotgun sequence genome window above contains:
- the LOC109748418 gene encoding uncharacterized protein; this encodes MNTIMEEVCKNYTEGWVNNNLEPRKSVDRVEGFVIVAAVFMIALAILSPRRRQSRSIIIRYGVGGVFILSFPLLSYTVGLMQAGKIKNELYPVWAMFLAMLFGGTSSMSVQKLDQNKQLMKLYCDCLLFTMCSATVSGGFIYTFGMKHSSSRLVPIGCLFVVGFLLGIKTAEQFGAALLASKPSSDNGIKWLARYMKGEHILSTSYDPRTMQGYKYPVLIHSGRATIGENAITLDNIWCDNIGILSSYYSAPIRRLKDLCLSFALFHLVVRRYFGYTCPESGLDKTRDLVLDGLLQTEQDYERAFQVIEAELAFLYDFFFTKYTFIMYGNELRYYALSLTLTLVSIAAGAWSLSVLNRHGSILDSRFVETSTKDVLVTLIALAALSVSQFLQIWSYCVSGWAKISFVCKYVAHPSWQGNTRIEKLLLCYGRPHKWLRYWRNTIGQYSVLDSFSSSYRCQLKHLLPTEKAGKPVELPMQVKRAVARTIRNSTNGHLSHGTSALMRHGMSDELCGACQINDEYTLTDTILAWHVATSFCEISDTIKRPHDVHPNQVVATILSKYCTYLVAFAPTLLPGSAPETKCALDEMVKEAKEMLHDLVSPREKYGKLSELEYVVGGGRKLFTYGAVLGKALESMDNHANRWDLLADFWAEMMVYIAPSNNVAGHIELLAEGGEFVTHVWALLMHAGILERPSTTIIP